In Spirosoma aureum, a single genomic region encodes these proteins:
- a CDS encoding helix-hairpin-helix domain-containing protein, with the protein MFNRLQVLIRDYFGFSHKESRGFLVLIFLTLLCLLLPFLYRFVATRKPTDTSAADQRKLDNLVALMKTEEAKQPAFSDRSDKDKTTAERFSEPKLFAFDPNTISVADWQQLGVPRWMAERIEKYRSKGGQFRKKEDLLQIYDFPPDLYEQLEPYITLANHSPGRLAPDNHTGFEKSYSTEKFKPSDRHAFAERPAKPTLQPFDINTADTTQLVALKGIGSKLAGRIVKFRDALGGFITADQFRDIYGLDSVALAELQKFGKIQSAPRKIPINTASAEELDRHPFLSRRQAEIIVRYREQHGDYTSAEALKPIRVLDEKTIEKIGPYLEF; encoded by the coding sequence ATGTTCAATCGTTTACAGGTACTGATCCGGGATTATTTCGGATTTTCGCATAAAGAGAGTAGGGGATTTCTAGTCCTGATTTTTCTAACGCTGCTGTGCCTTTTACTTCCTTTTCTATATCGATTCGTTGCTACCCGCAAACCCACCGACACATCAGCTGCCGATCAGCGCAAGCTCGACAACCTGGTGGCATTGATGAAAACGGAGGAAGCGAAGCAACCGGCCTTTAGCGACAGGTCCGACAAGGACAAAACCACCGCCGAGCGGTTTAGTGAACCTAAGCTTTTCGCTTTCGATCCCAATACGATCAGTGTGGCAGATTGGCAGCAGTTGGGTGTGCCCCGCTGGATGGCCGAACGAATTGAAAAATACAGGAGCAAAGGTGGCCAGTTTCGTAAAAAAGAAGATTTGCTGCAGATTTATGACTTCCCTCCCGATCTATACGAGCAACTCGAACCCTACATAACGCTGGCCAATCATTCGCCGGGAAGGCTGGCTCCTGATAATCACACCGGATTCGAAAAGTCCTATTCGACCGAGAAATTCAAGCCTAGTGACCGACATGCTTTTGCAGAAAGACCTGCCAAACCGACCCTTCAACCCTTTGACATCAATACCGCCGATACCACTCAACTGGTTGCACTCAAGGGAATCGGCTCTAAACTGGCTGGTCGAATCGTGAAATTTCGGGATGCACTCGGTGGGTTTATTACAGCCGATCAGTTTCGTGACATTTATGGCCTCGATTCTGTCGCACTGGCAGAATTGCAGAAATTTGGTAAGATTCAGTCGGCACCCCGTAAGATTCCGATAAATACGGCCAGCGCTGAAGAACTGGATCGGCATCCGTTTCTGTCGCGCAGGCAGGCTGAAATTATTGTCCGGTATCGCGAACAACACGGCGACTACACGTCCGCAGAAGCACTCAAACCCATTCGGGTACTGGACGAGAAAACAATTGAAAAAATAGGGCCCTATCTGGAGTTTTGA